Proteins found in one Cricetulus griseus strain 17A/GY chromosome X, alternate assembly CriGri-PICRH-1.0, whole genome shotgun sequence genomic segment:
- the Zfp92 gene encoding zinc finger protein 92 homolog, translating to MAAILLRTKPKVSISFDDVSVYFTKTEWKLLDLKQKNLYKQVMLENYSHLVSVGFAVSKPNLVSQLERGEKPWITDGGIGATTGSCAGNGIKNKTLTSKPKLFGRGLLRDTSGSSVQRRPHDFRPNPIVRYQHSRIADKRYLCQQCGKSFSRSSNLIKHRIIHSGEKPYKCSECGKLFRRRLALLEHQHIHSGNKPFECEECGKTFTRSSNLVKHQIIHSSEMPFMCRVCGKVFRRSFALLEHARIHSGERPYECGECGKAFSRSSNLIEHQRTHSGRKPYICQECGKPFKGISQLIHHQRSHRGDRPFSCRECGKAFRGHSGLSQHQLVHSGQKPYECSECGRAFGRRANLFKHQVVHGSVRLQRHGLGKGLQHGCMLLAQEAGEGSSSEPQPVDTSEKPQVCERCDQVFENKLLLCRHLRIHDDEDDKKQKLITASTSGLEEKSLLSQDLQCQPAEESDSKNNVSFLCAEKAQGPSSP from the exons ATGGCAGCCATTCTTCTGAGAACAAAGCCCAAGGTAAGTA TATCTTTTGACGATGTGTCTGTGTACTTTACAAAGACAGAATGGAAGCTTCTTGATCTCaaacagaagaatctctacaagcAGGTCATGCTGGAGAACTATAGCCATTTGGTGTCCGTGG GATTCGCTGTCTCAAAGCCTAACCTTGTGTCCCAGCTGGAGCGAGGGGAGAAGCCCTGGATTACAGATGGTGGAATAGGGGCTACAACAGGATCCTGTGCTG GGAATGGGATAAAGAACAAGACACTGACTTCAAAACCAAAACTTTTCGGAAGAGGTCTCCTTAGAGACACCTCGGGATCGTCAGTGCAGAGACGTCCTCATGACTTCAGGCCAAATCCCATTGTTAGGTACCAGCACTCCAGAATCGCAGATAAGCGCTATCTGTGTCAGCAGTGCGGAAAATCCTTCAGCCGCAGCTCCAATCTCATCAAGCACCGGATCATCCACAGTGGCGAGAAACCCTACAAGTGCAGCGAGTGCGGGAAGCTGTTCCGGCGCAGATTGGCGCTGCTGGAGCATCAGCACATCCACAGCGGCAACAAACCCTTTGAGTGTGAGGAGTGTGGTAAAACCTTCACCCGCAGCTCCAACCTTGTCAAGCACCAGATCATCCACAGCAGCGAAATGCCCTTCATGTGCCGAGTGTGTGGCAAGGTGTTCCGGAGGAGCTTCGCGCTTCTTGAGCATGCCCGCATCCACAGCGGCGAGCGGCCTTATGAGTGTGGTGAGTGTGGCAAGGCATTCAGTCGCAGCTCCAACCTCATTGAGCACCAGCGTACCCACAGCGGACGGAAGCCCTACATCTGTCAGGAGTGCGGCAAGCCCTTCAAGGGCATTTCGCAGCTCATCCACCACCAGCGCAGTCACCGAGGTGACAGGCCGTTCTCGTGCCGTGAGTGTGGTAAAGCCTTCCGTGGCCACTCCGGCCTTAGCCAACACCAGCTAGTGCACAGTGGCCAGAAGCCCTATGAGTGCAGCGAATGTGGCCGGGCCTTTGGTCGCCGGGCCAACCTCTTCAAGCACCAGGTGGTGCATGGTAGTGTGAGGCTCCAGCGCCATGGCCTTGGGAAGGGGCTCCAGCATGGCTGCATGCTCCTGGCCCAGGAAGCCGGGGAAGGCAGCTCCTCAGAGCCCCAGCCCGTCGACACCAGTGAGAAGCCCCAAGTGTGTGAGCGCTGCGACCAGGTCTTCGAGAACAAGTTGCTGCTGTGTCGCCATTTGCGCATCCATGATGACGAAGATGACAAGAAACAGAAGCTGATTACTGCCAGCACCTCAGGTTTGGAGGAAAAGTCACTGCTCAGCCAGGATCTGCAATGCCAGCCAGCAGAAGAAAGCGACAGCAAAAACAATGTAAGTTTCCTGTGCGCTGAGAAGGCCCAGGGCCCATCCTCACCTTGA
- the Trex2 gene encoding three prime repair exonuclease 2, with the protein MSEPPRAETFVFLDLEATGLPNMDPEIAEISLFAVHRSSLENPERDNSGALVLPRVLDKLTLCMCPERPFTAKASEITGLSSEGLMHCRKAGFNGAVVRTLQGFLSRQEGPICLVAHNGFDYDFPLLCTELQRLGAHLPRDTVCLDTLPALRGLDRAHSHGTRAQGRKSYSLTSLFHRYFQAEPSAAHSAEGDVHTLLLIFLHRAAELLAWADEQARSWAHIEPMYVPPDGPSLEA; encoded by the coding sequence ATGTCTGAGCCACCTCGGGCTGAGACCTTTGTATTCCTGGACCTGGAAGCCACTGGGCTCCCAAACATGGATCCTGAGATTGCGGAGATATCCCTTTTTGCTGTCCACCGTTCTTCCCTGGAGAACCCAGAGCGGGACAATTCTGGTGCTCTGGTGTTGCCCCGTGTGCTGGACAAGCTCACACTGTGCATGTGCCCTGAGCGCCCCTTTACTGCCAAGGCCAGTGAGATTACTGGTTTGAGCAGTGAAGGCCTGATGCACTGCCGGAAGGCTGGTTTCAATGGTGCTGTGGTGCGGACACTGCAGGGCTTCCTAAGCCGCCAGGAGGGCCCCATCTGTCTTGTGGCTCACAATGGCTTCGATTACGACTTCCCACTGCTTTGCACAGAGCTACAACGCCTGGGTGCCCATCTGCCCCGAGACACTGTCTGCCTGGACACGCTGCCTGCGTTGCGGGGCCTGGACCGTGCTCACAGCCATGGCACCAGGGCTCAAGGCCGCAAGAGCTACAGCCTGACCAGTCTCTTCCACCGATATTTCCAGGCTGAGCCCAGTGCTGCCCATTCAGCAGAGGGTGATGTGCACACGCTGCTTCTGATCTTCCTGCACCGTGCTGCTGAGCTGCTTGCCTGGGCAGATGAGCAGGCCCGTAGCTGGGCTCACATTGAGCCCATGTATGTGCCACCTGATGGGCCAAGCCTTGAGGCCTGA